In Theileria equi strain WA chromosome 3, complete sequence, the genomic window AAACCTCGGGATGaataattttaaaacattttacattcataatCTCTATATATACAAAGTTTACAGTCCCATAAAAACATATTGATCAGCCATAATATCGATTACTAGAATAGCAAACAAATTAAGATGGTCCATGCTATCGTAAAACTGCAAGGTCATGAGaaaactacatttataaCGGGAGAAGAGtggaaaatgtgtattCCCGTGAAGTTGTTATCGTGTGTAGGTTCCTTgtgaatgaatggaaggtCAACGAGGGGATCTTCGTCTTCAGGTGGAgcatcttcatagacaataaaAAGATGGCTCTTTTTGCCTAAAATTTCGGTTCTCAAATCTCGTGTGAATGCTGTCCCAAGAGTATGGTACGAGACTTTTGTTGCGCTCCATATCCAGAACCAGAATGCCCTTTTGGTGCTACAGTGTTTAGTGGGCCAATCATCCCTATGTTCATATTTTCTATAGGTTCTAATGTAACCGTCCCCCATGAACGCAATAGATAActgaatgaatgagtagAAAAAGGTAGTGAATGTCGACATCTTGGGATGCTTGCCATTTCCTTGCATGGCTGCTCCATTGGCTCCAATACCCTTTGTGGCCTGGACACAAAAATCATAAACTACAGTTAAAACACCAATTATCCGCACATCATTAATGATCCTCCTTGATATACTCCAGTTTGGATAGTGTAGTGTGATTATAAAGAGGATGCCACAAATGAGTTCAACGATATAGAAGATCCAACCGAAATGCCAGTGCCAAGATTGATTCCATGGCTTATTTGGACCAATTTTGTGTTCCTTTAGGCAAAGTATGGTCAACGGAGGTATAGCCCCCGTGAATAATACTACAAGGGAGATGTTATATCCATTCTTGACACCTGCCAACTTGTAAGGTGCAATGGCTGGATAAAAGGCATTCTGAAGACCGAATCCAAACGATACCATTAAGATTGGCGATAGAGCCTGAATGAGTGCCGTAAAGAATGGGTCCttatttatatttccaGATGAACCAGTAGCAGAGCCTCCAGCAGGTTGTTTAGGAGTGCTATAGGCAACAATCCACACTATGGCAGAGATTATAGATAGTACAATGGACATTGCCAATTGCCATGAGACGATCCAGTAATTAACATTTGAAATCCGCAATTTTTCTGCAGCTGACAAAAAGGTGATATGATACAGAGACATTAAAATACCGGCTACGGGCATAGAGCCGAGAAAGAAGGCGATATCGCCTGAAGCTACATTACTAACACAAACCGTGCTTAATCCGTGAATGAATGATGTTGCAACGATTACCCAGTAGTAGAGTGTGATGTGACCCTGGGTCCCTCCAATGCAGTAAACAAACAGGATGATTGCGTAGAGGGAAGATATCAGCACTGCCAATACACTAGAAACTGCACTTATCCCATAACCTATGAATTGATCGTACAAAGTCATGAGTGTGATCCCAAAGAGTGAACATGTTCTGAACGAGATGATCATCCGGTTGATGTACAAGGCGACATAGCTCTGGCCGATATGGAATCTTCCAGCCGAAAACTTGCTGGCAGAAACCACCAACAAGAAGAGCTGGAACAGAGAGAATCCAACCATAAAGGCTGCCGCCTTTTGAAGGTTATCGCTGCCCTCAGCTTGCTTTGCATCGCTCATTTCTGTGTTCACCTGTGTCATTTAGAGCACAAAGCCAAGAAGATTAGAGCAGATGCAACTCAAAACCATCTTCAACTCCCTTGTCTGAGTCTACAAAATAGACAAGGACCTTCAGCAGATTAGACAGCATCGTACCGGGACTATACGGCTACATATCAACTGAAAAGTCCAAACATTTACAACTATGCGATAAAGAGAAGCAGAAGATGGATTTAGAGGATAAGGCTGGCCCAGGAAGAGAAAATTCTCACCCCATGAGTGCCTCTGTGCAGCGGCCATCAGCCTCGCCTACTACTCATCAAAGTGTCTTGTAGAGATGATATTCCTTTGTGCACCAGCTCATGTTCCGTCTGCTTGCCATTGGTAACCGTGAACTTGTTTTCCTCTCCTTTTTTGACAACGCCGATGACGAACCGCGCGGTTTAAACCACAGGCATCTCTGTCTAGTAGTTCGTACCAAGAGCAATAGCCGAGTCCAGGGCTACGCTCCGGTAAATGGGTTCATTCTGTGGCGGACAAAGAGAGGCACAGCCTTGTTATACGAGCAGTTAGAGACCCATTAATAGGCATGATACGCAGTATATTTGTGTTTAACAATGTAAATAGTCACTTGTGCTCTTTCTGTTCATGCGCCTTTGGTGATTAGGTTGATTGAAACTGCAACTCTTTGGGTTACAGATGCTGTGTGAGGGACCGCTCGGGTCGTTGTGACCTCGACTATTTAGTCCAGCATGGCTCTCCAATGGTTGTAATGCCCCTGTTAACAATAGCATCCTCCACATAGAGGAATTTGGGCGGATACAAATACGCAATGAGACTGCTAGACTTTTACTTCCAGGATGGTAGACTGAGTAGCATTACAGCTGAGGAATACAATGGACGCCAAGGGGATCCTTGTCCCATTGGTTATTTCTGCACAACATCCTTTGGTTGTACCGCAAGTCCATTTTTAGATGCAGAACAACGGGAGGACCTTGATACGAATTACAGATTAGACACCAATACACCCATCAGATAGATCCAGTTTGGAGAGGGGAAGCTCCGTGGACGACATGCAATCGCGGAGACAACTCATGTAATTAGCCTTGACGATAACCAGCGTGCTTGAATTGTGGTTATAAGAGGTACTTTGGCTCCGCCTTTGGTGGACTGCAATGGTCGTTCATCACACCAAAAGACAGAAGATTGTTTCTTCCAGAGAATATCTGGGAAATTTGAGATGCATTCGGATATCTTCTGCCATCCGTTGGCCGGTAATAACCATTATAGGAGGAGCATGTCTGTGTGTATGCCGTGTGTGTGAAGAAACAATCCGGTGCTGGGAGCTCTGGCAGCATCAGACCTGTCTATCCGCAAACTTCGACGGTTCTAGGCGTCTTCTCTACGATTCTAATTGATCTAATTCTTCCGCTGAACTTCTCATGTAGAGCACAGGCTGCACCAGTTTTGTAACTTTCCCCATACCCTTAGAATCGGCCCTTAGTTCGTAAGATTTCCGGGAGAATGGCCGTGTTCATCGTTGTACCGTTTGTAGTTTTAAGTACCGCCTTAGTTAGGGCGTACTCCGGCTATTTGCTGGATGTCCATGCACCTGTAGACACAAGTAATATTTCTGCCCAAAGTTTCGAGTTGGATGACATCCACTATGTATGCTTCTTGCCAAAGAATGGCATAAGGCTTGATGATATCGTGGCTTCCGAATCCATCGTGTGGAGAGGTGGAAACAACGAGAAATGTACCTCGGCTCTATTTGCCTATAGCAATGACATGCCAGAGTTGGCTCATCTCTTTATAAAGAGCGGAAATACAACTGTTGCCGCTTACTACAAACATGGAGAGAAGGG contains:
- a CDS encoding hypothetical protein (encoded by transcript BEWA_008900A), translated to MSDAKQAEGSDNLQKAAAFMVGFSLFQLFLLVVSASKFSAGRFHIGQSYVALYINRMIISFRTCSLFGITLMTLYDQFIGYGISAVSSVLAVLISSLYAIILFVYCIGGTQGHITLYYWVIVATSFIHGLSTVCVSNVASGDIAFFLGSMPVAGILMSLYHITFLSAAEKLRISNVNYWIVSWQLAMSIVLSIISAIVWIVAYSTPKQPAGGSATGSSGNINKDPFFTALIQALSPILMVSFGFGLQNAFYPAIAPYKLAGVKNGYNISLVVLFTGAIPPLTILCLKEHKIGPNKPWNQSWHWHFGWIFYIVELICGILFIITLHYPNWSISRRIINDVRIIGVLTVVYDFCVQATKGIGANGAAMQGNGKHPKMSTFTTFFYSFIQLSIAFMGDGYIRTYRKYEHRDDWPTKHCSTKRAFWFWIWSATKVSYHTLGTAFTRDLRTEILGKKSHLFIVYEDAPPEDEDPLVDLPFIHKEPTHDNNFTGIHIFHSSPVINVVFS